In Methanomassiliicoccales archaeon, the genomic window CGCCGCGGCGGTCTCAGACACTCCTAAAGAGGTGGAGGAGCTAGAGCCGGTACAAGAGGAGCGTAAAGAGCTGACCGAGGAGGAGGTGGCGCAGGCCGTCGCCCAGCTGGGGAAGGAACTGGAAGAGCAATTCGGGACGCCTTTGCAGCATCCAGATACGGCGGTAATCTCGACCAAGGACGAGCGCCTGGACTTCATCCTGGGTGGGGGCATCCCGGTCGGACATGTGGTCATCGTGAACGGTCCCGCGGGAACGATGAAGAGCACACTCTCATACTACATCCTGCATCGCGCCGCCGTCAAGAGTGCCAAGCGGTCGATGTACTTCTCCTTGGAACAGAAGCGCGACTCTCTAATCAGGCAGATGGAGCGCATGGGAATGTCTTTGAAGGATACGGCCGGGGGGATGGTGGTAGTGGATATGGTGGATCTGCGCAAGGCCACCGCCAATGAGCCCGGTGACTGGAGGGCCATCATGATGCGCTATGTGAGGAACGTCCATGCGCAGATGCCCTTCGACTTCTTCGTGCTCGATTCCCTGGAATCGTTCAAGAGCATGGCCCAGTTCGAGTTCACCCGGGAGAGCATGAAGGATCTGTTCGACTGGTTCAAGGAGTTGAAGATCACCGTCCTGGTGATCACGGAAAAGCCCATCGAGGTCCTTTTCCAGAGCGTGCAAGGCGAGACCTATCTGGCGGACGGCGTGGTGGAGATGCAGATGAAGGAGTTCGACGACGCCAAAGTCTATCGATGGCTGAGGTGCGTGAAGATGCGGGGCATGCAGAACGATTCCCGCTACTACGCATTCTACCACACTGGCACGGAGTTCAAGTTCTCCCTGCCCCTGGTCGATTCAGGCAAATAGCTGGTTATCAAAATTCGACAGTGGCGATAGAAAAGCCTAATATTGTCAAAGGGTATAATGCCACCTCTCAGGAGGAAGTGGTCTGCAGATCGAGCGCGTGCGCACCTACATTCAGAACTTCGATGAATCATTGCAGGGCGGCATACCGAAAGGGCACGTGGTGCTCATCACCGGAACCCCGGGCACGATGAAATCCTCGGTCTCCTACAGCATCCTCTATCAGAACGCGCTCCAGAACAAGACAAAAAGCGTCTACATGACGCTCGAGCAATCGCGCGAGAACCTCCTGCAACAGATGCATTGCATGGGCATGGACAAGGAGGAGGTCAAGGAGTGCGTGCACATTCTGGACCTAGGGCTCATCCGCAAGTCGCTGACGCAGCTGAGCGCCAAAGGTACCTGGATGCAGGTCTTCAAGATGTACGCCGAGAGCCTGAAGCACTCCCTGAACTACGAGTTACTGGTCGTAGACTCTATGGACGTACTGGAGATGGCGGCGCAGATGGGCGAGAACCGCAGGACGGAGCTCTTCTTTCTCTTCGAGTGGCTGCGGAACCTGGGCATCACCACCTTCCTCCTTTCCGAGACGGCCCCGGACAAGATGTTCGAGAACAAGTACGACGAAGGATACCTGGCCGACTCGGTCATTACGCTCAAGCTGCATGAGCTAGGTGAGACGGACATTCAAAGGAGGATAAGGGCGGTGAAGATGCGTTCCACCAATCATAAGACCGGGTATTTCTCGCTCCTCTTCAATGACGGTGTCTTCAGAGCCACCCAGGTGATCACGGAATAGGGTCACCGTCAGCCTTTAATATGGTCTGCACATTGTTCCCGCTTGCCATCCGGGCTCATGGTCTAGCGGCTATGACGTTTGCCTCACACGCAGAAGGTCGCCGGTTCGAATCCGGCTGAGCCCACTCCTATTCAAACCTCAATGATTCATATTCTGGTCCCAAATGGTCCATCCGCTCATTTTCGGCTTGGGCGGGAACAATCTAGGAATCGCCTTGGGACCGGCCTCGCCTGGTGGGGTTTGGGAGTGAATTGCTGCCTCGACTCGTTTCTGAGACATCATCCAGGCATATCCATGATAGCAAACGATTTAATCGGGCCCCAATATCATGACCACACAAGGAGAAGCAATGATCCTTGCGCTTCTAGTGGATGACGAACCACCTCTATGCAGTGTGGCCAAGCAATTCCTGGAGCAGTCACATGAAATGGTCGTTGATACGGTCTTCTCGGCACAAGAGACTCTGCAATCCTTGGACCAGAAGGCCTACGATGTGATCGTATCCGACTATCAAATGCCAGGAATGGACGGCATCCAACTCCTCAAATCGCTTCGGTCCACGGGCGTCCTAATCCCGTTCATCCTCTTCACCGGCAAAGGACGAGAGGAGGTGGTCATCGAAGCACTGAACAACGGCGCTGATTCCTATCTTCAGAAGGGCGGTAACGTTACAGCACAATTCGCGGAGCTGGGGAATGCGATCACGCAAGTGGTCAAAAAGAAGCGTGCGGAGGAGGCGCTGCGGGAAGCAAACCGCAAGTTGCAATTGATGACCAGCATCACACGGCACGACATCCGCAATCAGATCATGTCCATGCGCGGCTACCTGGAATTGGCGAACGACAGCCGAGACCCGCTAAAGGCCAATGAACTGAGGAAGAAGGCCTTGGGAGTGACGAGAAACATCGAATCCACGATCGAATTCACCAAGGACTACCAGGAGATGGGGGTCCGCGAACCAGCATGGCACAACGTCCATGCTGTGGTGGACACCTTGGACCCTAACCTCACGTCCATGGGCTTCTGGTTGGAGAACCAACTTCCGGAGGTGGAGATCTTCGCTGATCCCATGCTGGTCAAGGTTCTGCAGAGCATCGCTGACAACTCCGCCCGTCACGGCGTGCATGCGACGTTGATGCGTTTCTCGTCCGAGATGGAAGGCGAAGTGCTCAAGATCATATGCGAGGACGATGGGGTGGGCGTCCCTGTTGATGAAAAGGGCAAGATTTTCGAGCGTGGGTATGGCAAGCATACGGGCCTAGGCCTTCACTTCGCAAGAGAAGTATTTCACATCACGGGAATCGGCATTGAAGAGAACGGAGAGCCTGGAAAAGGTGCTCGCTTCGTAATCTCGGTGCCAAATGGGCGATGGCGATATGCGGGCGAGGAAGAAAGATAATCGCGGGCATTCGAGACAAGAAGCTCACCCGACGGTGGCTTGATATGGGGAGGATCACAGGCAAATAGGCTAGACCATAGCGACGTGGCGATCACGAAGCACAACGTTGGGTCGCCCCCATCTATCGCTAGGCTGACGTCTGCGATCTAATACCGTGAGGAAGGCAAGAACCTTATTACCGTCCGAATCGTTCCGTTTCAGCAGATGAAGATAAACAGGATGCTCGTGACTGGGGCCGCGGGATTCATCGGTTCGAACATCTGCGACGGGCTCTTGGAGCGCGGGTACGAGGTGATAGCTCTTGACCGTCTGCCAATGAGCAGGTCGAAGAACCTTGAGCACCTGACGACCTCGAAAGGGTTCAACTTCGTTGAGGGGTCGATCCTCGAAAGTGAGCTTCTTGCCGATCTGGCGAAGGATGCCGACGCGGTCATCCACCACGCCGCTATCGCCTCCGTGCAGCGGTCGATGGAGGACCCGAGAACGACGAACCTGGTCAACGTGAACGGCACTCTGGAAGTCCTTCTGGCCGCGAAGAAGGCGGGGATAAGGAAGGTAGTGTTCGCATCCTCTTCGGCCGTCTATGGGGATACGCCAGAGCAGCCAGAGACAGAAGAGATGACCCCACGCCCGAAATCTGTGTACGCGGTATCAAAACTGACAGGCGAAGGATATTGCCAGGCCTTCAACGAGCTCTTCGATATGAGGAACGTCAGCCTGCGTTACTTCAACGTCTACGGTCCGAGGCAAGACCCCAAATCGGAATACGCAGCGGTCATCCCCCGATTCATCGAGCGCGCTCTCAAGGACGAGGCGATGACCATCTTTGGGGATGGACGACAGAGTCGGGACTTCATCTACATAGAGGATGTCGTGCAAGCGAACCTCAAGGCTCTCGAATCGGATTGTCGGGGAATCTTCAACATTGGATCAGGAAGGCGAACCACGGTCAATGAGCTGGCGCATCTCATCGGGAAGCTTTTAGGGAGAGAGGTCCAGACGGTGCATCTACAGGCGAGGGAGGGAGACGTGAAGGATTCCCTGGCCGCCATCGAGAAGGCAGCGGGAGCATTTGGCTTTGCGCCCAAATGCGATATCGAGGATGGTCTCAGAACGACGATCGATTGGTACGCTCGGAAAGGTCAGAACGATTGAAAGGCACGGGTACCTCCGGGCTAGTACATTCTGTGGTCATGGCGTTTCTTGACGACAGGTTCAAAGGAAGATCTTGGTAATCTTCGCCACTGGCTGCTCCATCATCATCCAGTCCCGTCCACTTCGAGTCGCTTCCAAGCGCATTGGTCCTCGCCTCCTTTTTCAATACGTCTGCCTCCGCAGACGCCCCAAATGGATAATGATGCCGCCTTCGTTCCTGTGATTCAATGAACATCGAACCCTGCACTCTTTATCTAGCCAAGTCGATTTGGCCTCGATGACCTCTCCTGAGGCAATCAAGATTCGCTGTCTCTGGCACGCGGAAGACGGGCGGTGCGCTTCCTGCAAGGCCAGACGCATCAAGCACGATATTCTTGGGCAACAGGACTACGAGATGTGCGTCAGGGAGCGAGACTACCCCGCCTGCGAGTTCTACAAGGAGAAGCCAGTGCCCCCGCCGAAGAAGTGAGGGAACGGTCGAAGAGGTCGTGCATGGACAACAAAGAGATCAATGGGATCAACCGAGAACTGGATTCTGCCAATTCAGGCGCGCTGCTGGTCGCCATGGACCGTTTGGAGAGTGCGTTGCGCCATAGGTTGGGGGATGCTTCATCGCTCGGACCATTGGCTCGGTTGCTGAATCACGAGAACGCCGAGGTGCGCAAGAAGGCCATTTGGCTCATCGGCAAGTTGGCGCAGAACAAGGTCCCCGGCGAATACCCGATCTCATCCGTGCTCGGTCTGATGGAGGATGAGGACGAGGAGTCGCGCGAGAACGCCGCTTGGGCAGGTGGCGAAATGGCTGCTCTGCAGATAGGCAACGAACAAGAGGCAGAGAAGTTGAACTCCCTGTTGAAGGATGATAGCTCGCAGGTAAGGGGCATGGCCGCCTGGGCCTTAGGGCGGCTGGCGGAGAGGACCTCGGTTGCCCTCCGTTCCTCCGAAAGCCTCCTCAGACAGCTCCTCCAGGACAAGAGCGTCTACGTGAGCAAGAGCGCGTCCTGGGCCTTGGAACGTCTGGAACCTCTTTTAGCCAAGCGCTGAAGTAATCCTCTGAACGTGGTCAAACATTGGTCACATGTGCTCACTTCCTCCAAGTATTGTGACCGACCCTCTTCTGTTCCGGAAGCAGGCGGGAAGCCTGCGGACAAGGAGGAATCACGATGGACGATTTCGAAGAGAAGATCAAGGGAAGGATGCATGACGATCGCGAGTTCCGCGGAGTGGGCTGGAGGATATCCGCTTCCATCCTATCGGTCACGACCTGGCTGGCGGGTGGGGTGGCATGGTTGTTCTTCCTGGCTGGTAACTACAGCATCTGGGAGAACATCGCCCTTTTCCTGGTGAGCCTGGTGGTGCTGGTGGGTCTGAACGCTTCCTGGTGGATCGGCTACGGCATGCGGTTCATGCCTCATGGGAACGAGGCAGGAAGACGGCGTCGCTCCGCGCTCTCGGCATTTGCCGGTGTGACATGGGTGCTGGCGGTGGCCTTCTACCTGTACCAGTATGCGGGCGAATTCACCCTCTACCAGAATCTGGGTTTGCTGTTCGTCTCCCTGCTCATCATGGGCGGGGTGAACGCCGCCATCCACATCGGGAACCGCAGGATGAAATGCGCCTGATCCACGGGTACTACCGAACGCATGTCCTAGGCTGGCTCAAACCCCTTCATACTTCTTTTGCACCTTTCCATCCGGTCCGTAGTATCTACGTCGAATCCAGAATGCCACGTTCACGAGCGATATGAGCACGGGCACCTCCATCAGCGGGCCGATGACGGCGGCGAAGGCCACCAGGGACTGGATGCCGAACACCCCGATCGCGACTGCGATAGCAAGCTCGAAATTGTTGCTAGCGGCGGTGAAGCTCTGCGCCGTCGCATGCGGGTAGTCGAACCGCAACTTGATCGATAGCCAGAAGGAGAAGAAGAACATGATGAGGAAGTAGATGACCAGAGGTATGGCCACCCTCACGACATCCAGCGGCTGCTGCAAGATGTACTGCCCCTTGAGCGAGAACATGACCACGATGGTGAAGAGCAATGCCAATAGCGACACCTTCCCGAATGCGGGGTTGAAGCGGTTCTCGTACCACTGCGTCCCCTTCCGAGGCAGAAGCACGAAACGCGTCAAGTACCCGGCCAAGAACGGAACGCCCAGGTAGATGAGCACGCTCTTGGCCACGTCCCAGATGCTGATCTCCACCACCCTTCCCGAGCCGGCGGAGACCCAATCGGAGGCGACGGCGATGAGGAAGTAGGCGTAGAAGGAGTAGAGCACTATCTGGAAGATCGAGTTGAGGGCGACCAGGATGGCCGCGTACTCCGAATCCCCCTCCGCGAGCATGTTCCAGACTATGACCATGGCGATGCAGCGAGCGATGCCAGTGAGAATGAGGCCGATGCGGAACTCCGGCAGATCGGGCAAGAAGATCCAGGCCAGCGCGAACATGAGCATCGGCCCGACCAGGTAGTTGAGGGCGAGGGAGGTGCCGAACATCCTCTTCGCCTCGGGCTGCTTGGCCACCTGGCCCAGCTCTTCGTACTTGACCCTGGCCAGGGGCGGCCACATCATGAGTATGAGGCCGATGGCGATGGGGATGGAGGTCGTCCCAATGCTGAGGCTGTTGAGCGCCTCCGCGATGCCTGGCACGGCGGCGCCCAGCCCCACGCCCAGGAATATCGCCAGGAAGATCCAAAGGGTGAGATAACGGTTCAGGAATGACAATTTCTTCTTGTCACGACCGGCCAACTCGAACCCTCTCCTCTTGGATGCACTTCGATTTCAAAACGGTTTGAAACCATTAGCTAGCCTGGAAATTGATAAAGGTTTCACCGCTCGTGAGAATATTTTTTGACTATTGGAGGGATGAATCAAATAATGGCATTTCGTGTGCAATGCAAATCGTTTAATCAGTTCATGCCTTTTCTGCACTGCTTGCGAGGGATAGGCATTGGCCACTAGGATAGCGATCATCGGGGGGTTCCTGGGCGCGGGAAAGACCACGCTCCTGACCAATCTAGCGAAGGAGTTCATGGCCCAAGGCAAGAGCGTGGCCATCATCACCAACGACCAGGGAGAGGTGCTGGTGGACACGCAATATGCCCGGGAGCTGGGCATCGACACGGCCGAGGTGCTGAAGGGCTGCTTCTGCTGCAAGTTCCCTGACTTCGTGGGTGCGGCCCGGAAGCTAGTGGACTCCAAGCGCCCGGACATAATCATGGCCGAGCCAGTGGGCAGCTGCACGGACCTTCTGGCGACGGTCGTGGCGCCCCTCAAGTTCCGTTTTCCCAACGAGTTCAGCGTCGCCCCCTTGACGATACTGCTCGACAGTACCCGAATCTCTGAGGGCGTGGAGGAGGAAGGATCGCTAGGAGCGTATCTGCGCAAGCACCAGGTGCAGGAAGCGGAGGTCATCGTGCTCACCAAGACCGATCTGCTCCCGGCGGACGAGGTCAAGGGTCTGCTGTCCATGGTGAAGGACATGAACGCAGGGGCGAGAGTGATCCCCTACTCTTCCATCACCAAGCACGGGCTGGAGCAGATCGCGCAGCTCGTCATTTCCCGGGACAAGAGCCTCAAGCGCCCGGTGGACGTGGACTACGAGCTCTACGCCCAGGCGGAGGCGGAGCTGGGCTGGTACAATGGAACCTACAGCTTCGAGCTGCCTGAGGAGATTGATTCCTACGAGCTCTCGCTCAACATCCTGAACGCGGTCTCGAAGCGCTATCGTCCAGGTGAGGTAGCGCACGTGAAGTTGCTCTTCTCCTCGTCCACGAATGCTCTCAAGATGAGCTTGGTCATGGAGAGCCTGGGAGTGGACGGGGTGCGTGGTTCTCGTCAGGTGCATGGCAACTGCACCATCAACCTGAACGCGCGGGTGATATCAGCGCCGGAGCCGCTACGGGAGGCCATGCGAGCTTCGGCGCTCGAAACGCTCAAGAACAAAGGGGCGAAGGACGTGCAGTATCAGGACGATTGCTTCTCTCCCGGCAGACCGAATCCCACCTTCCGCATGAAGGATGGTGCTGGCTGAAAGGGGATCGACCGAGGCAGGCAAGATGGATTTCGAGTTCACGATGGGCGGCTGGGAGCTCCTGGACGAGGTCGAGCCCTTGTGGGCGGAACTGAATCGGCATCTTATCGAACGTTCCACGCATTTTGCCGCTACCTACGAGCACATGACCTTTCAGGAAAGGCGGAGGGTGATCGATCGTCGCCCGCCCGGTACGAAGCTGCGGGTGGAGTTGGTGATGGTGAAGGGCAGCAAGGTCTACGTGGCCTATTGCATCACCTCCCTCACTCCAGATGGGGCGGGTGAGATCGAGTCGATCTATGTGGACGATGGCTTCCGCCGCCAGGGGCTCGGGAGCAGGCTCGTGCGCAACGCGATCAAGTGGCTGGACGAGCAAGGGGCAAGGAAGAAGCGGCTATGGGTGGCTTCTGGCAACGAGCAGGCGTTTCGCTTCTACGAGCGTCATGGCTTCCAAATCCGGCGCACTGAGCTGGAACAGACGAAACCACTCTGATAAGGATAGAAGTTAAATATTGGAGGCTGTCCTGTCAGCGGTGTGAGCGCATCCTCCAGCTGCCGCATCGAGATCGCCCACATCGATCCTGAGGCATACACGGCGATCGTCAACCATCCTCTGCGCAAGGATATTCTGCGGTCGCTCTACCGCATGGCCCTCTCCGGACCGGTATCGAAGCAGAAGCTAGCGGATGAGCTGTCCATCGACTATCACCAGCTGGTCTACCAGCTGAACGACCACCTCCGGGAGTTCTGGAGAGTGGTGGAGGAGCAGAAGGTGAGAGGCACCCGCATGGAGCTCATCGCACCCGCTCATCCATCCACCGTCTACATCGCTCTGGGACGGGAGAGGAGCGTGAACGTGTTCGATCCGTTAGCCAACCTCTTCGGACCGCTGGCCAAGGTTGGAACGAGGTGTGATGCCTGTTCCCCCAGCGACGCGAGTCGCTGCATGCGCTACGTGCATAACGGCTGCGCCTGCACCAATTCGCTCTCGGCCGCGGAAAAGGACCTCCTCAAGGCAAATGGCCGTTCCTCGCCATACAGGCCGCTGGACAACGCCATCCTCTGTGCCCTCAAGGGCATTTCGTCCGGGGAGAGCTGCGTCGTGGACATCCCTTGCGAAGGCTGCGCCTTTCTGAGGAAGACGATCAAGATTTCGCTGGATTGAGGGCCGCAGACACCGGTCTAGGTCGTTTCTCCCCTCTGGAGCATCAATCGACACGCCTCTTCGTCGCTATTCGACCTTTTATTCCGAGGATTCCACGGTTTTAATGAAAAAACTATAATAATGGAACGGCTTGGTAATAGTACAAGGGAGGGAGGAGCATGGTCGCGGTCGACGAAATGAATCGCAAGATAGTCGAGCTACTGATGACCGACGGCAAACTCACGCACAATGAGGTTGCGGCCAAGCTCCACCGTTCCGCCTCCACCATCCGGGACCGCATCCGTCGCCTGGAGGACGACAAGGTCATCCTAGGCTACGTGGCGGTGGTGAACTCCGAGAGTATAGGCATGAGCGTGGAGGGCTTGCTCTTCGCCAACATGACAGACGGGGCGGCCGCGAACAAGCTCAAAGGGCTTAGCAGACTGCCTGGCGTGACCGAAGTGCTGCAGATCAGCGGCCGGCGTAGAGTG contains:
- a CDS encoding RAD55 family ATPase, whose protein sequence is AAAVSDTPKEVEELEPVQEERKELTEEEVAQAVAQLGKELEEQFGTPLQHPDTAVISTKDERLDFILGGGIPVGHVVIVNGPAGTMKSTLSYYILHRAAVKSAKRSMYFSLEQKRDSLIRQMERMGMSLKDTAGGMVVVDMVDLRKATANEPGDWRAIMMRYVRNVHAQMPFDFFVLDSLESFKSMAQFEFTRESMKDLFDWFKELKITVLVITEKPIEVLFQSVQGETYLADGVVEMQMKEFDDAKVYRWLRCVKMRGMQNDSRYYAFYHTGTEFKFSLPLVDSGK
- a CDS encoding RAD55 family ATPase; translation: MRTYIQNFDESLQGGIPKGHVVLITGTPGTMKSSVSYSILYQNALQNKTKSVYMTLEQSRENLLQQMHCMGMDKEEVKECVHILDLGLIRKSLTQLSAKGTWMQVFKMYAESLKHSLNYELLVVDSMDVLEMAAQMGENRRTELFFLFEWLRNLGITTFLLSETAPDKMFENKYDEGYLADSVITLKLHELGETDIQRRIRAVKMRSTNHKTGYFSLLFNDGVFRATQVITE
- a CDS encoding hybrid sensor histidine kinase/response regulator, which translates into the protein MILALLVDDEPPLCSVAKQFLEQSHEMVVDTVFSAQETLQSLDQKAYDVIVSDYQMPGMDGIQLLKSLRSTGVLIPFILFTGKGREEVVIEALNNGADSYLQKGGNVTAQFAELGNAITQVVKKKRAEEALREANRKLQLMTSITRHDIRNQIMSMRGYLELANDSRDPLKANELRKKALGVTRNIESTIEFTKDYQEMGVREPAWHNVHAVVDTLDPNLTSMGFWLENQLPEVEIFADPMLVKVLQSIADNSARHGVHATLMRFSSEMEGEVLKIICEDDGVGVPVDEKGKIFERGYGKHTGLGLHFAREVFHITGIGIEENGEPGKGARFVISVPNGRWRYAGEEER
- a CDS encoding SDR family oxidoreductase, translated to MKINRMLVTGAAGFIGSNICDGLLERGYEVIALDRLPMSRSKNLEHLTTSKGFNFVEGSILESELLADLAKDADAVIHHAAIASVQRSMEDPRTTNLVNVNGTLEVLLAAKKAGIRKVVFASSSAVYGDTPEQPETEEMTPRPKSVYAVSKLTGEGYCQAFNELFDMRNVSLRYFNVYGPRQDPKSEYAAVIPRFIERALKDEAMTIFGDGRQSRDFIYIEDVVQANLKALESDCRGIFNIGSGRRTTVNELAHLIGKLLGREVQTVHLQAREGDVKDSLAAIEKAAGAFGFAPKCDIEDGLRTTIDWYARKGQND
- a CDS encoding HEAT repeat domain-containing protein, which codes for MDNKEINGINRELDSANSGALLVAMDRLESALRHRLGDASSLGPLARLLNHENAEVRKKAIWLIGKLAQNKVPGEYPISSVLGLMEDEDEESRENAAWAGGEMAALQIGNEQEAEKLNSLLKDDSSQVRGMAAWALGRLAERTSVALRSSESLLRQLLQDKSVYVSKSASWALERLEPLLAKR
- the arsB gene encoding ACR3 family arsenite efflux transporter, which gives rise to MAGRDKKKLSFLNRYLTLWIFLAIFLGVGLGAAVPGIAEALNSLSIGTTSIPIAIGLILMMWPPLARVKYEELGQVAKQPEAKRMFGTSLALNYLVGPMLMFALAWIFLPDLPEFRIGLILTGIARCIAMVIVWNMLAEGDSEYAAILVALNSIFQIVLYSFYAYFLIAVASDWVSAGSGRVVEISIWDVAKSVLIYLGVPFLAGYLTRFVLLPRKGTQWYENRFNPAFGKVSLLALLFTIVVMFSLKGQYILQQPLDVVRVAIPLVIYFLIMFFFSFWLSIKLRFDYPHATAQSFTAASNNFELAIAVAIGVFGIQSLVAFAAVIGPLMEVPVLISLVNVAFWIRRRYYGPDGKVQKKYEGV
- a CDS encoding GNAT family N-acetyltransferase; the encoded protein is MVLAERGSTEAGKMDFEFTMGGWELLDEVEPLWAELNRHLIERSTHFAATYEHMTFQERRRVIDRRPPGTKLRVELVMVKGSKVYVAYCITSLTPDGAGEIESIYVDDGFRRQGLGSRLVRNAIKWLDEQGARKKRLWVASGNEQAFRFYERHGFQIRRTELEQTKPL
- a CDS encoding Lrp/AsnC family transcriptional regulator, which codes for MVAVDEMNRKIVELLMTDGKLTHNEVAAKLHRSASTIRDRIRRLEDDKVILGYVAVVNSESIGMSVEGLLFANMTDGAAANKLKGLSRLPGVTEVLQISGRRRVMIRLLAGDNRALQEIIHREILPLGLKDAELHIVLDSVLRFPGI